From the Apis cerana isolate GH-2021 linkage group LG3, AcerK_1.0, whole genome shotgun sequence genome, one window contains:
- the LOC107997060 gene encoding formin-binding protein 1-like isoform X11, translated as MVFDQSRVHVAATESSFTFRAELLNGQKSFYRQPCEISHCPEDQYENLSLHTQKGIEFLERYGHFIRDRCAIEVEYAAKLRRLVKSYQPKKKEEEDYQYSPCRAFKMELNEVNDQAGQREVIAENLQANVLRELNILVKDFKEDRKKHLQEGARLMANLTGQIGNLERARKAYEKAFREAERAVENYQRADADLNLSRAEVEKQRMNMTLKTQQSEEAKTEYANQLQKTNDMQTLHYHTAMPEVFQHLQELDEKRIKNMRNYMLKSVEIERAVAPIIAQCLDGIEKAANEINEKKDTLLVIERYKSGFQPPGDFPFEDLSVAKTYDSNSQLSQPVMQPIHNHHLTVKGTVSGSKIKKRVGLFGIFSSNKEDCSDLPPNQRKKRLQQRLDEIQAKIQQETAARDGLMKMKGVYEQNPALGDPMSIEGQLNQSSNKLDKLGAELAKFQGYLEEAMRAGVSLSSPSQAPRKPTSNGSATRPLSSRRSSHSGGEESLSRSASDSSVSNANANQPIHKKSAPGTPQPTHGPESGLGESRTSLPGSGGEEYYVDEIDAQPPLGTCRALYPFDATSEGSIPMYDGEELYMIELDQGDGWTRVRRISQPIEGFVPTSYIECHLYNT; from the exons ATGGTGTTCGACCAGTCGCGGGTGCACGTTGCGGCAACAGAGTCCAGTTTCACTTTTCGTGCCGAGCTGCTAAACGGCCAGAAATCTTTCTACCGGCAGCCTTGCGAAATCTCTCATTGTCCCGAG GACCAGTACGAGAATCTATCCCTGCATACGCAAAAAGGGATAGAGTTCCTCGAAAGGTACGGCCATTTCATTCGCGATCGATGCGCCATCGAGGTGGAATATGCGGCTAAACTCAG ACGTCTTGTGAAGAGCTATCAACctaagaagaaagaggaggaggattaTCA ATACAGTCCATGTCGAGCGTTCAAGATGGAGTTGAATGAGGTAAACGATCAGGCAGGACAGAGGGAGGTGATCGCGGAGAATTTGCAAGCAAACGTACTAAGGGAATTGAATATTCTCGTGAAGGATTTTAAGGAGGATCGTAAAAAACATCTGCAAGAAGGGGCCAGATTAATGGCAAATCTGACCGGTcaaattggaaatttggaGCGTGCTAGGAAAGCGTACGAAAAAGCTTTTCGTGAGGCGGAAAGAGCAGTTGAGAATTATCAGAGAGCAGATGCTGATTTGAATCTTTCAAGAGCGGAA GTCGAGAAGCAGAGGATGAATATGACTTTAAAAACTCAGCAGAGTGAGGAAGCCAAGACAGAATATGCGAATCAATTGCAGAAAACAAACGACATGCAAACATTGCATTATCACACGGCTATGCCAGAAGTGTTTCAACATCTTCaa GAGCTTgatgaaaagagaataaaaaatatgcgaaACTATATGCTAAAGTCTGTGGAAATAGAACGAGCAGTGGCGCCGATAATCGCTCAATGTTTAGACGGTATTGAAAAAGCAGCAAACGAGATCAATGAGAAAAAAGACACATTATTGGTAATCGAACGTTACAAAAGCGGTTTCCAACCTCCAGGAGATTTTCCGTTCGAAGATCTTTCTGTGGCTAAAACATATGATAGCAATAGTCAGCTATCACAGCCTGTAATGCAACCAATACACAATCATCATCTGACAGTGAAGGGTACTGTTTCTGGTAGTAAAATTAAGAAGAGGGTCGGGCTGTTCGGCATATTTAGTAGCAATAAG GAGGACTGTAGCGATCTACCACCGAATCAACGCAAGAAAAGACTTCAACAAAGGTTGGACGAAATTCAAGCAAAAATTCAACAAGAGACTGCGGCAAGGGATGGTTTGATGAAGATGAAAGGGGTATACGAGCAAAATCCTGCATTAGGCGATCCAATGAGCATAGAAGGACAGTTGAATCAATCTAGCAACAAACTGGATAAACTCGGTGCAGAATTGGCAAAATTCCAAGGTTATCTCGAAGAAGCAATGCGCGCCGGTGTCAGTTTATCCAG tcCCAGTCAAGCACCACGAAAACCAACTAGTAATGGTTCCGCAACAAGACCGCTGAGTTCAAGAAGATCCAGTCATTCGGGAGGAGAGGAAAGTCTTTCAAGATCAGCATCTGATTCCAGCGTAAGCAATGCGAATGCTAATCAACCGATACATAAGAAAAGTGCTCCGGGTACACCGCAACCGACACATGG CCCGGAATCTGGTCTTGGAGAATCGAGGACATCCCTTCCTGGTAGTGGTGGCGAAGAATATTATGTTGATGAAATTGATGCTCAACCACCGTTAGGAACATGTAGGGCTCTTTATCCTTTCGatg cAACTAGCGAAGGTTCTATACCAATGTATGATggagaagaattatatatgattgaaTTAGATCAAGGAGATGGATGGACGCGTGTACGTCGTATTTCACAACCAATCGAAGGCTTTGTACCTACATCTTACATAGAGTGTCATCTCTATAATACTTAG
- the LOC107997060 gene encoding formin-binding protein 1-like isoform X1, which translates to MVFDQSRVHVAATESSFTFRAELLNGQKSFYRQPCEISHCPEDQYENLSLHTQKGIEFLERYGHFIRDRCAIEVEYAAKLRRLVKSYQPKKKEEEDYQYSPCRAFKMELNEVNDQAGQREVIAENLQANVLRELNILVKDFKEDRKKHLQEGARLMANLTGQIGNLERARKAYEKAFREAERAVENYQRADADLNLSRAEVEKQRMNMTLKTQQSEEAKTEYANQLQKTNDMQTLHYHTAMPEVFQHLQELDEKRIKNMRNYMLKSVEIERAVAPIIAQCLDGIEKAANEINEKKDTLLVIERYKSGFQPPGDFPFEDLSVAKTYDSNSQLSQPVMQPIHNHHLTVKGTVSGSKIKKRVGLFGIFSSNKKLIEVGIALKNNVPGYGDGAKEDCSDLPPNQRKKRLQQRLDEIQAKIQQETAARDGLMKMKGVYEQNPALGDPMSIEGQLNQSSNKLDKLGAELAKFQGYLEEAMRAGVSLSSPSQAPRKPTSNGSATRPLSSRRSSHSGGEESLSRSASDSSVSNANANQPIHKKSAPGTPQPTHGPIRHAFRFTVLMHSSTNSPESGLGESRTSLPGSGGEEYYVDEIDAQPPLGTCRALYPFDATSEGSIPMYDGEELYMIELDQGDGWTRVRRISQPIEGFVPTSYIECHLYNT; encoded by the exons ATGGTGTTCGACCAGTCGCGGGTGCACGTTGCGGCAACAGAGTCCAGTTTCACTTTTCGTGCCGAGCTGCTAAACGGCCAGAAATCTTTCTACCGGCAGCCTTGCGAAATCTCTCATTGTCCCGAG GACCAGTACGAGAATCTATCCCTGCATACGCAAAAAGGGATAGAGTTCCTCGAAAGGTACGGCCATTTCATTCGCGATCGATGCGCCATCGAGGTGGAATATGCGGCTAAACTCAG ACGTCTTGTGAAGAGCTATCAACctaagaagaaagaggaggaggattaTCA ATACAGTCCATGTCGAGCGTTCAAGATGGAGTTGAATGAGGTAAACGATCAGGCAGGACAGAGGGAGGTGATCGCGGAGAATTTGCAAGCAAACGTACTAAGGGAATTGAATATTCTCGTGAAGGATTTTAAGGAGGATCGTAAAAAACATCTGCAAGAAGGGGCCAGATTAATGGCAAATCTGACCGGTcaaattggaaatttggaGCGTGCTAGGAAAGCGTACGAAAAAGCTTTTCGTGAGGCGGAAAGAGCAGTTGAGAATTATCAGAGAGCAGATGCTGATTTGAATCTTTCAAGAGCGGAA GTCGAGAAGCAGAGGATGAATATGACTTTAAAAACTCAGCAGAGTGAGGAAGCCAAGACAGAATATGCGAATCAATTGCAGAAAACAAACGACATGCAAACATTGCATTATCACACGGCTATGCCAGAAGTGTTTCAACATCTTCaa GAGCTTgatgaaaagagaataaaaaatatgcgaaACTATATGCTAAAGTCTGTGGAAATAGAACGAGCAGTGGCGCCGATAATCGCTCAATGTTTAGACGGTATTGAAAAAGCAGCAAACGAGATCAATGAGAAAAAAGACACATTATTGGTAATCGAACGTTACAAAAGCGGTTTCCAACCTCCAGGAGATTTTCCGTTCGAAGATCTTTCTGTGGCTAAAACATATGATAGCAATAGTCAGCTATCACAGCCTGTAATGCAACCAATACACAATCATCATCTGACAGTGAAGGGTACTGTTTCTGGTAGTAAAATTAAGAAGAGGGTCGGGCTGTTCGGCATATTTAGTAGCAATAAG AAGTTGATCGAGGTGGGCATAGCTTTGAAG AATAATGTGCCCGGATATGGTGATGGTGCGAAGGAGGACTGTAGCGATCTACCACCGAATCAACGCAAGAAAAGACTTCAACAAAGGTTGGACGAAATTCAAGCAAAAATTCAACAAGAGACTGCGGCAAGGGATGGTTTGATGAAGATGAAAGGGGTATACGAGCAAAATCCTGCATTAGGCGATCCAATGAGCATAGAAGGACAGTTGAATCAATCTAGCAACAAACTGGATAAACTCGGTGCAGAATTGGCAAAATTCCAAGGTTATCTCGAAGAAGCAATGCGCGCCGGTGTCAGTTTATCCAG tcCCAGTCAAGCACCACGAAAACCAACTAGTAATGGTTCCGCAACAAGACCGCTGAGTTCAAGAAGATCCAGTCATTCGGGAGGAGAGGAAAGTCTTTCAAGATCAGCATCTGATTCCAGCGTAAGCAATGCGAATGCTAATCAACCGATACATAAGAAAAGTGCTCCGGGTACACCGCAACCGACACATGG ACCAATTAGACACGCTTTTCGCTTTACGGTACTGATGCACAGTTCCACGAATAGCCCGGAATCTGGTCTTGGAGAATCGAGGACATCCCTTCCTGGTAGTGGTGGCGAAGAATATTATGTTGATGAAATTGATGCTCAACCACCGTTAGGAACATGTAGGGCTCTTTATCCTTTCGatg cAACTAGCGAAGGTTCTATACCAATGTATGATggagaagaattatatatgattgaaTTAGATCAAGGAGATGGATGGACGCGTGTACGTCGTATTTCACAACCAATCGAAGGCTTTGTACCTACATCTTACATAGAGTGTCATCTCTATAATACTTAG
- the LOC107997060 gene encoding formin-binding protein 1-like isoform X7 translates to MVFDQSRVHVAATESSFTFRAELLNGQKSFYRQPCEISHCPEDQYENLSLHTQKGIEFLERYGHFIRDRCAIEVEYAAKLRRLVKSYQPKKKEEEDYQYSPCRAFKMELNEVNDQAGQREVIAENLQANVLRELNILVKDFKEDRKKHLQEGARLMANLTGQIGNLERARKAYEKAFREAERAVENYQRADADLNLSRAEVEKQRMNMTLKTQQSEEAKTEYANQLQKTNDMQTLHYHTAMPEVFQHLQELDEKRIKNMRNYMLKSVEIERAVAPIIAQCLDGIEKAANEINEKKDTLLVIERYKSGFQPPGDFPFEDLSVAKTYDSNSQLSQPVMQPIHNHHLTVKGTVSGSKIKKRVGLFGIFSSNKNNVPGYGDGAKEDCSDLPPNQRKKRLQQRLDEIQAKIQQETAARDGLMKMKGVYEQNPALGDPMSIEGQLNQSSNKLDKLGAELAKFQGYLEEAMRAGVSLSSPSQAPRKPTSNGSATRPLSSRRSSHSGGEESLSRSASDSSVSNANANQPIHKKSAPGTPQPTHGSTNSPESGLGESRTSLPGSGGEEYYVDEIDAQPPLGTCRALYPFDATSEGSIPMYDGEELYMIELDQGDGWTRVRRISQPIEGFVPTSYIECHLYNT, encoded by the exons ATGGTGTTCGACCAGTCGCGGGTGCACGTTGCGGCAACAGAGTCCAGTTTCACTTTTCGTGCCGAGCTGCTAAACGGCCAGAAATCTTTCTACCGGCAGCCTTGCGAAATCTCTCATTGTCCCGAG GACCAGTACGAGAATCTATCCCTGCATACGCAAAAAGGGATAGAGTTCCTCGAAAGGTACGGCCATTTCATTCGCGATCGATGCGCCATCGAGGTGGAATATGCGGCTAAACTCAG ACGTCTTGTGAAGAGCTATCAACctaagaagaaagaggaggaggattaTCA ATACAGTCCATGTCGAGCGTTCAAGATGGAGTTGAATGAGGTAAACGATCAGGCAGGACAGAGGGAGGTGATCGCGGAGAATTTGCAAGCAAACGTACTAAGGGAATTGAATATTCTCGTGAAGGATTTTAAGGAGGATCGTAAAAAACATCTGCAAGAAGGGGCCAGATTAATGGCAAATCTGACCGGTcaaattggaaatttggaGCGTGCTAGGAAAGCGTACGAAAAAGCTTTTCGTGAGGCGGAAAGAGCAGTTGAGAATTATCAGAGAGCAGATGCTGATTTGAATCTTTCAAGAGCGGAA GTCGAGAAGCAGAGGATGAATATGACTTTAAAAACTCAGCAGAGTGAGGAAGCCAAGACAGAATATGCGAATCAATTGCAGAAAACAAACGACATGCAAACATTGCATTATCACACGGCTATGCCAGAAGTGTTTCAACATCTTCaa GAGCTTgatgaaaagagaataaaaaatatgcgaaACTATATGCTAAAGTCTGTGGAAATAGAACGAGCAGTGGCGCCGATAATCGCTCAATGTTTAGACGGTATTGAAAAAGCAGCAAACGAGATCAATGAGAAAAAAGACACATTATTGGTAATCGAACGTTACAAAAGCGGTTTCCAACCTCCAGGAGATTTTCCGTTCGAAGATCTTTCTGTGGCTAAAACATATGATAGCAATAGTCAGCTATCACAGCCTGTAATGCAACCAATACACAATCATCATCTGACAGTGAAGGGTACTGTTTCTGGTAGTAAAATTAAGAAGAGGGTCGGGCTGTTCGGCATATTTAGTAGCAATAAG AATAATGTGCCCGGATATGGTGATGGTGCGAAGGAGGACTGTAGCGATCTACCACCGAATCAACGCAAGAAAAGACTTCAACAAAGGTTGGACGAAATTCAAGCAAAAATTCAACAAGAGACTGCGGCAAGGGATGGTTTGATGAAGATGAAAGGGGTATACGAGCAAAATCCTGCATTAGGCGATCCAATGAGCATAGAAGGACAGTTGAATCAATCTAGCAACAAACTGGATAAACTCGGTGCAGAATTGGCAAAATTCCAAGGTTATCTCGAAGAAGCAATGCGCGCCGGTGTCAGTTTATCCAG tcCCAGTCAAGCACCACGAAAACCAACTAGTAATGGTTCCGCAACAAGACCGCTGAGTTCAAGAAGATCCAGTCATTCGGGAGGAGAGGAAAGTCTTTCAAGATCAGCATCTGATTCCAGCGTAAGCAATGCGAATGCTAATCAACCGATACATAAGAAAAGTGCTCCGGGTACACCGCAACCGACACATGG TTCCACGAATAGCCCGGAATCTGGTCTTGGAGAATCGAGGACATCCCTTCCTGGTAGTGGTGGCGAAGAATATTATGTTGATGAAATTGATGCTCAACCACCGTTAGGAACATGTAGGGCTCTTTATCCTTTCGatg cAACTAGCGAAGGTTCTATACCAATGTATGATggagaagaattatatatgattgaaTTAGATCAAGGAGATGGATGGACGCGTGTACGTCGTATTTCACAACCAATCGAAGGCTTTGTACCTACATCTTACATAGAGTGTCATCTCTATAATACTTAG
- the LOC107997060 gene encoding formin-binding protein 1-like isoform X8, translated as MVFDQSRVHVAATESSFTFRAELLNGQKSFYRQPCEISHCPEDQYENLSLHTQKGIEFLERYGHFIRDRCAIEVEYAAKLRRLVKSYQPKKKEEEDYQYSPCRAFKMELNEVNDQAGQREVIAENLQANVLRELNILVKDFKEDRKKHLQEGARLMANLTGQIGNLERARKAYEKAFREAERAVENYQRADADLNLSRAEVEKQRMNMTLKTQQSEEAKTEYANQLQKTNDMQTLHYHTAMPEVFQHLQELDEKRIKNMRNYMLKSVEIERAVAPIIAQCLDGIEKAANEINEKKDTLLVIERYKSGFQPPGDFPFEDLSVAKTYDSNSQLSQPVMQPIHNHHLTVKGTVSGSKIKKRVGLFGIFSSNKNNVPGYGDGAKEDCSDLPPNQRKKRLQQRLDEIQAKIQQETAARDGLMKMKGVYEQNPALGDPMSIEGQLNQSSNKLDKLGAELAKFQGYLEEAMRAGVSLSSPSQAPRKPTSNGSATRPLSSRRSSHSGGEESLSRSASDSSVSNANANQPIHKKSAPGTPQPTHGPESGLGESRTSLPGSGGEEYYVDEIDAQPPLGTCRALYPFDATSEGSIPMYDGEELYMIELDQGDGWTRVRRISQPIEGFVPTSYIECHLYNT; from the exons ATGGTGTTCGACCAGTCGCGGGTGCACGTTGCGGCAACAGAGTCCAGTTTCACTTTTCGTGCCGAGCTGCTAAACGGCCAGAAATCTTTCTACCGGCAGCCTTGCGAAATCTCTCATTGTCCCGAG GACCAGTACGAGAATCTATCCCTGCATACGCAAAAAGGGATAGAGTTCCTCGAAAGGTACGGCCATTTCATTCGCGATCGATGCGCCATCGAGGTGGAATATGCGGCTAAACTCAG ACGTCTTGTGAAGAGCTATCAACctaagaagaaagaggaggaggattaTCA ATACAGTCCATGTCGAGCGTTCAAGATGGAGTTGAATGAGGTAAACGATCAGGCAGGACAGAGGGAGGTGATCGCGGAGAATTTGCAAGCAAACGTACTAAGGGAATTGAATATTCTCGTGAAGGATTTTAAGGAGGATCGTAAAAAACATCTGCAAGAAGGGGCCAGATTAATGGCAAATCTGACCGGTcaaattggaaatttggaGCGTGCTAGGAAAGCGTACGAAAAAGCTTTTCGTGAGGCGGAAAGAGCAGTTGAGAATTATCAGAGAGCAGATGCTGATTTGAATCTTTCAAGAGCGGAA GTCGAGAAGCAGAGGATGAATATGACTTTAAAAACTCAGCAGAGTGAGGAAGCCAAGACAGAATATGCGAATCAATTGCAGAAAACAAACGACATGCAAACATTGCATTATCACACGGCTATGCCAGAAGTGTTTCAACATCTTCaa GAGCTTgatgaaaagagaataaaaaatatgcgaaACTATATGCTAAAGTCTGTGGAAATAGAACGAGCAGTGGCGCCGATAATCGCTCAATGTTTAGACGGTATTGAAAAAGCAGCAAACGAGATCAATGAGAAAAAAGACACATTATTGGTAATCGAACGTTACAAAAGCGGTTTCCAACCTCCAGGAGATTTTCCGTTCGAAGATCTTTCTGTGGCTAAAACATATGATAGCAATAGTCAGCTATCACAGCCTGTAATGCAACCAATACACAATCATCATCTGACAGTGAAGGGTACTGTTTCTGGTAGTAAAATTAAGAAGAGGGTCGGGCTGTTCGGCATATTTAGTAGCAATAAG AATAATGTGCCCGGATATGGTGATGGTGCGAAGGAGGACTGTAGCGATCTACCACCGAATCAACGCAAGAAAAGACTTCAACAAAGGTTGGACGAAATTCAAGCAAAAATTCAACAAGAGACTGCGGCAAGGGATGGTTTGATGAAGATGAAAGGGGTATACGAGCAAAATCCTGCATTAGGCGATCCAATGAGCATAGAAGGACAGTTGAATCAATCTAGCAACAAACTGGATAAACTCGGTGCAGAATTGGCAAAATTCCAAGGTTATCTCGAAGAAGCAATGCGCGCCGGTGTCAGTTTATCCAG tcCCAGTCAAGCACCACGAAAACCAACTAGTAATGGTTCCGCAACAAGACCGCTGAGTTCAAGAAGATCCAGTCATTCGGGAGGAGAGGAAAGTCTTTCAAGATCAGCATCTGATTCCAGCGTAAGCAATGCGAATGCTAATCAACCGATACATAAGAAAAGTGCTCCGGGTACACCGCAACCGACACATGG CCCGGAATCTGGTCTTGGAGAATCGAGGACATCCCTTCCTGGTAGTGGTGGCGAAGAATATTATGTTGATGAAATTGATGCTCAACCACCGTTAGGAACATGTAGGGCTCTTTATCCTTTCGatg cAACTAGCGAAGGTTCTATACCAATGTATGATggagaagaattatatatgattgaaTTAGATCAAGGAGATGGATGGACGCGTGTACGTCGTATTTCACAACCAATCGAAGGCTTTGTACCTACATCTTACATAGAGTGTCATCTCTATAATACTTAG
- the LOC107997060 gene encoding formin-binding protein 1-like isoform X4, translated as MVFDQSRVHVAATESSFTFRAELLNGQKSFYRQPCEISHCPEDQYENLSLHTQKGIEFLERYGHFIRDRCAIEVEYAAKLRRLVKSYQPKKKEEEDYQYSPCRAFKMELNEVNDQAGQREVIAENLQANVLRELNILVKDFKEDRKKHLQEGARLMANLTGQIGNLERARKAYEKAFREAERAVENYQRADADLNLSRAEVEKQRMNMTLKTQQSEEAKTEYANQLQKTNDMQTLHYHTAMPEVFQHLQELDEKRIKNMRNYMLKSVEIERAVAPIIAQCLDGIEKAANEINEKKDTLLVIERYKSGFQPPGDFPFEDLSVAKTYDSNSQLSQPVMQPIHNHHLTVKGTVSGSKIKKRVGLFGIFSSNKKLIEVGIALKNNVPGYGDGAKEDCSDLPPNQRKKRLQQRLDEIQAKIQQETAARDGLMKMKGVYEQNPALGDPMSIEGQLNQSSNKLDKLGAELAKFQGYLEEAMRAGVSLSSPSQAPRKPTSNGSATRPLSSRRSSHSGGEESLSRSASDSSVSNANANQPIHKKSAPGTPQPTHGSTNSPESGLGESRTSLPGSGGEEYYVDEIDAQPPLGTCRALYPFDATSEGSIPMYDGEELYMIELDQGDGWTRVRRISQPIEGFVPTSYIECHLYNT; from the exons ATGGTGTTCGACCAGTCGCGGGTGCACGTTGCGGCAACAGAGTCCAGTTTCACTTTTCGTGCCGAGCTGCTAAACGGCCAGAAATCTTTCTACCGGCAGCCTTGCGAAATCTCTCATTGTCCCGAG GACCAGTACGAGAATCTATCCCTGCATACGCAAAAAGGGATAGAGTTCCTCGAAAGGTACGGCCATTTCATTCGCGATCGATGCGCCATCGAGGTGGAATATGCGGCTAAACTCAG ACGTCTTGTGAAGAGCTATCAACctaagaagaaagaggaggaggattaTCA ATACAGTCCATGTCGAGCGTTCAAGATGGAGTTGAATGAGGTAAACGATCAGGCAGGACAGAGGGAGGTGATCGCGGAGAATTTGCAAGCAAACGTACTAAGGGAATTGAATATTCTCGTGAAGGATTTTAAGGAGGATCGTAAAAAACATCTGCAAGAAGGGGCCAGATTAATGGCAAATCTGACCGGTcaaattggaaatttggaGCGTGCTAGGAAAGCGTACGAAAAAGCTTTTCGTGAGGCGGAAAGAGCAGTTGAGAATTATCAGAGAGCAGATGCTGATTTGAATCTTTCAAGAGCGGAA GTCGAGAAGCAGAGGATGAATATGACTTTAAAAACTCAGCAGAGTGAGGAAGCCAAGACAGAATATGCGAATCAATTGCAGAAAACAAACGACATGCAAACATTGCATTATCACACGGCTATGCCAGAAGTGTTTCAACATCTTCaa GAGCTTgatgaaaagagaataaaaaatatgcgaaACTATATGCTAAAGTCTGTGGAAATAGAACGAGCAGTGGCGCCGATAATCGCTCAATGTTTAGACGGTATTGAAAAAGCAGCAAACGAGATCAATGAGAAAAAAGACACATTATTGGTAATCGAACGTTACAAAAGCGGTTTCCAACCTCCAGGAGATTTTCCGTTCGAAGATCTTTCTGTGGCTAAAACATATGATAGCAATAGTCAGCTATCACAGCCTGTAATGCAACCAATACACAATCATCATCTGACAGTGAAGGGTACTGTTTCTGGTAGTAAAATTAAGAAGAGGGTCGGGCTGTTCGGCATATTTAGTAGCAATAAG AAGTTGATCGAGGTGGGCATAGCTTTGAAG AATAATGTGCCCGGATATGGTGATGGTGCGAAGGAGGACTGTAGCGATCTACCACCGAATCAACGCAAGAAAAGACTTCAACAAAGGTTGGACGAAATTCAAGCAAAAATTCAACAAGAGACTGCGGCAAGGGATGGTTTGATGAAGATGAAAGGGGTATACGAGCAAAATCCTGCATTAGGCGATCCAATGAGCATAGAAGGACAGTTGAATCAATCTAGCAACAAACTGGATAAACTCGGTGCAGAATTGGCAAAATTCCAAGGTTATCTCGAAGAAGCAATGCGCGCCGGTGTCAGTTTATCCAG tcCCAGTCAAGCACCACGAAAACCAACTAGTAATGGTTCCGCAACAAGACCGCTGAGTTCAAGAAGATCCAGTCATTCGGGAGGAGAGGAAAGTCTTTCAAGATCAGCATCTGATTCCAGCGTAAGCAATGCGAATGCTAATCAACCGATACATAAGAAAAGTGCTCCGGGTACACCGCAACCGACACATGG TTCCACGAATAGCCCGGAATCTGGTCTTGGAGAATCGAGGACATCCCTTCCTGGTAGTGGTGGCGAAGAATATTATGTTGATGAAATTGATGCTCAACCACCGTTAGGAACATGTAGGGCTCTTTATCCTTTCGatg cAACTAGCGAAGGTTCTATACCAATGTATGATggagaagaattatatatgattgaaTTAGATCAAGGAGATGGATGGACGCGTGTACGTCGTATTTCACAACCAATCGAAGGCTTTGTACCTACATCTTACATAGAGTGTCATCTCTATAATACTTAG